Proteins from a single region of Budorcas taxicolor isolate Tak-1 chromosome 11, Takin1.1, whole genome shotgun sequence:
- the GUCA1A gene encoding guanylyl cyclase-activating protein 1: protein MGNIMDGKSVEELSSTECHQWYKKFMTECPSGQLTLYEFRQFFGLKNLSPWASQYVEQMFETFDFNKDGYIDFMEYVAALSLVLKGKVEQKLRWYFKLYDVDGNGCIDRDELLTIIRAIRAINPCSDSTMTAEEFTDTVFSKIDVNGDGELSLEEFMEGVQKDQMLLDTLTRSLDLTRIVRRLQNGEQDEEGASGRETEAVEADG, encoded by the exons ATGGGGAACATTATGGACGGTAAGTCGGTGGAGGAGCTGAGCAGCACCGAGTGCCACCAGTGGTACAAGAAGTTCATGACAGAGTGCCCCTCCGGCCAGCTCACCCTCTACGAGTTCCGCCAGTTCTTCGGCCTCAAGAATCTGAGTCCCTGGGCCAGCCAGTACGTGGAGCAGATGTTTGAGACCTTTGACTTCAACAAA GACGGCTACATTGATTTCATGGAGTACGTGGCGGCGCTGAGCCTGGTCCTCAAGGGGAAGGTGGAACAGAAGCTGCGCTGGTACTTCAAGCTCTACGACGTGGACGGCAACGGATGCATCGACCGCGACGAGCTGCTCACCATCATCCGG GCCATCCGAGCCATTAACCCCTGCAGCGACTCGACCATGACCGCCGAGGAGTTCACCGATACAGTGTTCTCCAAGATTGACGTCAATGGGGATG GGGAACTCTCCCTAGAGGAGTTCATGGAGGGCGTCCAGAAGGACCAGATGCTCCTGGACACGCTGACCCGAAGCCTGGACCTTACCCGCATTGTGCGCAGGCTCCAGAATGGAGAGCAGGATGAGGAGGGGGCTAGCGGCAGGGAAACGGAGGCCGTGGAGGCCGACGGCTGA